Proteins from one Cervus canadensis isolate Bull #8, Minnesota chromosome 25, ASM1932006v1, whole genome shotgun sequence genomic window:
- the MMP19 gene encoding matrix metalloproteinase-19 isoform X2 — MDWQRLWLGFLLPLTVSCQVVGPGEKEAAVDYLLQYGYLQKPLEGPDNFRPEDIIEALRAFQEASELPVSGRLDDATSARMRQPRCGLEDPFNQKTLKYLLLGRWRKKHLTFRILNLPSTLPSYTARAALLQAFQYWSNVAPLTFREVKAGWADIRLSFHGRHSPYCSNSFDGPGRVLAHADIPELGSVHFDEDELWTEGTYRGVNLRIIAAHELGHALGLGHSRYTQALMAPVYAGYRPYFKLHPDDVAGIQALYGKKSPEIGEEEEEDTALPTTTLVPTEPGPMPDPCSGDLDAVMLGPRGKTYAFKGNYVWTVTDSGLGPLFQVSALWEGLPGNLDAAVYSPRTQWIHFFKGDKVWRYINFKMSPGFPKKLNRVGPNLDAALYWPVNKKVFLFKGSGYWQWDELATTDFSRYPKPTKGLFTGVPDQPSAAMSWRDGRVYFFKGKQYWRLNQQLRAEKGFPREIAHDWMYCRPPNTTASDGDTDSSVTGTDPSATGSILDVIPSVTDFSTLSFPGNVTLSEA; from the exons ATGGACTGGCAGCGGCTGTGGTTGGGCTTCCTACTCCCGCTGACTGTCTCATGCCAGGTTGTGGGGCCCGGAGAGAAGGAGGCAGCTGTG GATTACTTGTTGCAGTATGGTTACCTACAGAAGCCTCTAGAAGGACCTGACAACTTCAGGCCTGAAGATATCATAGAGGCGCTGAG AGCTTTTCAGGAAGCATCTGAACTGCCGGTCTCAGGTCGGCTGGATGATGCCACAAGTGCCCGTATGAGGCAGCCCCGCTGTGGCCTGGAGGACCCCTTCAACCAGAAGACCCTTAAATACCTGCTGCTGG GCCGCTGGAGAAAGAAGCATCTGACCTTCCGCATCTTGAACCTACCGTCCACCCTACCATCCTACACAGCCCGGGCAGCCCTGCTTCAAGCCTTCCAGTACTGGAGCAATGTGGCTCCCTTGACCTTCCGCGAGGTGAAGGCTGGCTGGGCAGATATCCGCCTTTCCTTCCATGGCCGCCATAGCCCGTACTGCTCCAATTCCTTTGACGGGCCGG GGCGGGTCCTGGCCCATGCCGACATCCCAGAGCTGGGCAGCGTACACTTTGATGAAGATGAGCTCTGGACTGAGGGGACCTACCGGGGGGTGAACCTGCGCATCATCGCAGCCCATGAACTGGGCCATGCCCTGGGGCTGGGGCACTCCCGATACACCCAGGCCCTCATGGCTCCTGTCTACGCTGGCTACCGGCCCTACTTCAAGCTGCACCCTGATGATGTGGCTGGGATCCAGGCTCTCTATG GCAAGAAGAGCCCAGAGataggggaggaggaggaggaagacacgGCACTCCCCACCACAACCCTGGTGCCCACAGAACCTGGTCCCATGCCAGACCCCTGCAGTGGCGACCTGGATGCcgtgatgctgg GGCCCCGAGGAAAGACCTACGCCTTCAAGGGAAATTATGTGTGGACTGTGACAGATTCAGGATTGGGTCCCTTGTTCCAAGTGTCTGCCCTCTGGGAGGGGCTCCCAGGAAACCTGGATGCAGCTGTCTACTCTCCTCGGACCCAATGGATACACTTCTTTAAGG GAGACAAGGTGTGGCGCTACATTAATTTCAAGATGTCTCCTGGCTTTCCCAAGAAGCTGAATAGGGTAGGACCCAACCTGGATGCTGCTCTCTATTGGCCTGTCAACAAAAAGGTGTTCCTCTTTAAG GGCTCTGGATACTGGCAGTGGGATGAGCTGGCCACTACTGACTTCAGCCGCTACCCCAAACCAACCAAGGGATTGTTTACAGGAGTGCCAGACCAGCCCTCGGCCGCCATGAGCTGGCGGGATGGCCGTGTCTACTTCTTCAAGGGCAAACAGTACTGGCGCCTCAATCAGCAGCTTCGAGCAGAGAAAGGCTTTCCCAGAGAAATCGCCCACGACTGGATGTACTGTCGTCCCCCAAACACCACCGCCTCAGATGGGGACACGGATTCCTCGGTCACAGGCACAGACCCTTCAGCCACAGGAT CAATCTTGGACGTTATCCCCTCAGTCACAGACTTCAGCACCCTTTCATTCCCTGGTAATGTCACTCTCTCAGAGGCCTGA
- the MMP19 gene encoding matrix metalloproteinase-19 isoform X1, with the protein MDWQRLWLGFLLPLTVSCQVVGPGEKEAAVDYLLQYGYLQKPLEGPDNFRPEDIIEALRAFQEASELPVSGRLDDATSARMRQPRCGLEDPFNQKTLKYLLLGRWRKKHLTFRILNLPSTLPSYTARAALLQAFQYWSNVAPLTFREVKAGWADIRLSFHGRHSPYCSNSFDGPGRVLAHADIPELGSVHFDEDELWTEGTYRGVNLRIIAAHELGHALGLGHSRYTQALMAPVYAGYRPYFKLHPDDVAGIQALYGKKSPEIGEEEEEDTALPTTTLVPTEPGPMPDPCSGDLDAVMLGPRGKTYAFKGNYVWTVTDSGLGPLFQVSALWEGLPGNLDAAVYSPRTQWIHFFKGDKVWRYINFKMSPGFPKKLNRVGPNLDAALYWPVNKKVFLFKGSGYWQWDELATTDFSRYPKPTKGLFTGVPDQPSAAMSWRDGRVYFFKGKQYWRLNQQLRAEKGFPREIAHDWMYCRPPNTTASDGDTDSSVTGTDPSATG; encoded by the exons ATGGACTGGCAGCGGCTGTGGTTGGGCTTCCTACTCCCGCTGACTGTCTCATGCCAGGTTGTGGGGCCCGGAGAGAAGGAGGCAGCTGTG GATTACTTGTTGCAGTATGGTTACCTACAGAAGCCTCTAGAAGGACCTGACAACTTCAGGCCTGAAGATATCATAGAGGCGCTGAG AGCTTTTCAGGAAGCATCTGAACTGCCGGTCTCAGGTCGGCTGGATGATGCCACAAGTGCCCGTATGAGGCAGCCCCGCTGTGGCCTGGAGGACCCCTTCAACCAGAAGACCCTTAAATACCTGCTGCTGG GCCGCTGGAGAAAGAAGCATCTGACCTTCCGCATCTTGAACCTACCGTCCACCCTACCATCCTACACAGCCCGGGCAGCCCTGCTTCAAGCCTTCCAGTACTGGAGCAATGTGGCTCCCTTGACCTTCCGCGAGGTGAAGGCTGGCTGGGCAGATATCCGCCTTTCCTTCCATGGCCGCCATAGCCCGTACTGCTCCAATTCCTTTGACGGGCCGG GGCGGGTCCTGGCCCATGCCGACATCCCAGAGCTGGGCAGCGTACACTTTGATGAAGATGAGCTCTGGACTGAGGGGACCTACCGGGGGGTGAACCTGCGCATCATCGCAGCCCATGAACTGGGCCATGCCCTGGGGCTGGGGCACTCCCGATACACCCAGGCCCTCATGGCTCCTGTCTACGCTGGCTACCGGCCCTACTTCAAGCTGCACCCTGATGATGTGGCTGGGATCCAGGCTCTCTATG GCAAGAAGAGCCCAGAGataggggaggaggaggaggaagacacgGCACTCCCCACCACAACCCTGGTGCCCACAGAACCTGGTCCCATGCCAGACCCCTGCAGTGGCGACCTGGATGCcgtgatgctgg GGCCCCGAGGAAAGACCTACGCCTTCAAGGGAAATTATGTGTGGACTGTGACAGATTCAGGATTGGGTCCCTTGTTCCAAGTGTCTGCCCTCTGGGAGGGGCTCCCAGGAAACCTGGATGCAGCTGTCTACTCTCCTCGGACCCAATGGATACACTTCTTTAAGG GAGACAAGGTGTGGCGCTACATTAATTTCAAGATGTCTCCTGGCTTTCCCAAGAAGCTGAATAGGGTAGGACCCAACCTGGATGCTGCTCTCTATTGGCCTGTCAACAAAAAGGTGTTCCTCTTTAAG GGCTCTGGATACTGGCAGTGGGATGAGCTGGCCACTACTGACTTCAGCCGCTACCCCAAACCAACCAAGGGATTGTTTACAGGAGTGCCAGACCAGCCCTCGGCCGCCATGAGCTGGCGGGATGGCCGTGTCTACTTCTTCAAGGGCAAACAGTACTGGCGCCTCAATCAGCAGCTTCGAGCAGAGAAAGGCTTTCCCAGAGAAATCGCCCACGACTGGATGTACTGTCGTCCCCCAAACACCACCGCCTCAGATGGGGACACGGATTCCTCGGTCACAGGCACAGACCCTTCAGCCACAGGATAA